In the Bifidobacterium catenulatum PV20-2 genome, one interval contains:
- the dapB gene encoding 4-hydroxy-tetrahydrodipicolinate reductase — MIKVSVVGAKGRMGSHVVDAVNNADDTELALALDAGDDLSQITPENTDVVVEFTVPSVSLDNVLALVAQGVDVVVGTTGWTEEKLDQVRAALAAAPREGQSVFIAPNFAISAVLADYFAKVAAPYFESAEVIELHHPNKVDAPSGTAFHTAQGIAAARKAAGLGPVPDATETDGGSRGQVVDGIHVHAVRLRGLNAHEEALFGNDGEQLTIRADSFDRISFMPGVLLAVRKVATGSYPGVTVGLDNFLDL, encoded by the coding sequence ATGATCAAGGTTTCTGTAGTTGGTGCCAAAGGGCGCATGGGTTCCCACGTGGTCGACGCTGTGAACAACGCGGACGACACCGAACTGGCGCTCGCGCTTGACGCTGGCGACGACCTGAGCCAAATAACCCCCGAAAATACTGACGTGGTGGTGGAGTTCACCGTGCCGAGCGTGTCTCTTGACAATGTGCTCGCACTCGTGGCGCAAGGCGTTGATGTGGTGGTGGGCACCACCGGTTGGACCGAAGAGAAGCTCGATCAGGTGCGTGCCGCGCTCGCTGCCGCGCCTCGCGAAGGCCAGAGCGTGTTCATTGCGCCGAACTTCGCCATTTCCGCCGTGCTCGCCGACTATTTCGCCAAGGTTGCGGCTCCGTACTTCGAATCCGCCGAAGTGATCGAACTGCACCACCCGAACAAGGTGGATGCTCCGTCCGGCACCGCATTCCATACCGCGCAGGGTATTGCCGCAGCTCGTAAGGCCGCAGGTCTTGGCCCTGTTCCGGATGCCACCGAAACCGATGGCGGCTCCCGCGGCCAGGTGGTTGACGGCATTCATGTGCACGCCGTGCGTCTGCGTGGCCTCAATGCCCATGAGGAAGCCCTGTTCGGTAACGATGGCGAGCAGCTGACCATTCGTGCCGACAGCTTCGACCGCATTTCCTTCATGCCGGGCGTGCTGTTGGCCGTACGCAAGGTCGCCACCGGTTCATATCCGGGCGTGACCGTCGGCCTCGACAACTTCCTCGACCTGTAA
- a CDS encoding heavy metal translocating P-type ATPase has protein sequence MQALIAIIVALAVTAAVLWFFFAPRKAFRARVGNGVQEAVVEVKGGYSPAVIEAEAGLPLRLIFDRKEDGECSSHVVFSDFGVDLALPPFRTTTLTIHPDEPGEYGFACGMNMLHGTLRVLPGKHHAAMQDEHSASEENPNNAESHVPAQSQQTAVDETSHESVDTSSDFSSISANSSDDSYASREMRALITRLIVSAIVTIPVFASTMLMLYPMPNWAQFILMLPVMCYAALPIFRSGFAAIIHRSPEMNALVSLGTVFAFAYSCVVTFVPQILPENAREPYFEAVGVVITLMLVGQLLEARARVGTGEAMRALAKLQPKTARVVRNEIEEEIPVDQVLAGDIIAIRPGEQLPVDGTVISGSSSVDESMITGESMPVLKQAGSSVTGATINGTGSLRYRATKVGKDTVLAQIIGLVQSAQSSKAPVQRMADKISGIFVPIVVLIAVWSCALWFAFGPEPRVVHALVAAVSVLLIACPCALGLATPLSVTVSTGRAAQMGVLIRSAEALETCGKINAVVLDKTGTITAGKPSLTDVLPLGKWREMTDDLLAITASAERDSEHPLAAAIVAGAQEKHLTLGEVTQFRAISGQGVTAHVASHSVAVGNADLIDDLDVAMPSVGNEDLDDIIETMERLSAEGKTPMLAAIDGELAGIVAVADTVKADSQQAIAALKSHGVNVVMLTGDNETTAHAVANQVGVSNVIAGVRPENKADEIAKLQAQGYTVAMVGDGINDAPALARANVGFAIGTGTDVAIQSADVTLMNGSLMGLVHALDLTHATMRNIAQNLGFALGYNSIGISIAAGVLYPFTGMMLNPMIAGAAMAFSSLCVVTNASRLRLFDPGKAVRAANKTYQVRQPNPNDNNHNNHSQKGFIMGLFSDHKAKKEGMHEGMEGMGGAHSCCGGHTAGVDQSALAKDPVCGMSVDPATAAATREYNGTDYYFCNPGCAAKFEQNPTQYLA, from the coding sequence ATGCAGGCTCTGATCGCCATCATCGTCGCATTGGCTGTGACGGCAGCCGTTTTGTGGTTCTTTTTCGCGCCGCGCAAAGCGTTCCGAGCCCGCGTCGGCAACGGTGTGCAAGAGGCGGTCGTCGAAGTCAAAGGCGGGTACAGTCCGGCGGTCATCGAAGCCGAGGCTGGCTTGCCTTTGCGATTGATTTTCGATCGCAAGGAAGATGGCGAATGCTCGTCGCATGTGGTGTTTTCCGATTTTGGCGTCGACCTTGCGCTGCCTCCTTTCCGTACGACGACGTTGACGATTCATCCTGATGAGCCGGGGGAGTACGGTTTTGCATGCGGTATGAACATGCTGCATGGCACGTTACGTGTGCTGCCGGGAAAACATCATGCTGCAATGCAGGACGAGCATTCAGCGTCGGAAGAAAATCCGAATAATGCAGAATCTCATGTTCCTGCGCAATCGCAACAGACTGCTGTTGATGAAACATCGCATGAATCTGTTGATACTTCTTCTGATTTTTCTTCTATTTCTGCTAATTCTTCAGATGATTCTTACGCATCTCGTGAAATGCGAGCATTGATTACGCGGCTTATTGTGTCTGCCATCGTTACGATTCCGGTATTCGCTTCTACGATGTTGATGCTGTATCCAATGCCGAATTGGGCGCAGTTCATACTGATGCTGCCGGTGATGTGCTATGCCGCATTACCGATTTTCCGTAGCGGTTTCGCTGCGATCATTCACCGCTCTCCGGAAATGAACGCATTGGTCAGTTTGGGTACGGTATTCGCGTTTGCTTACTCGTGTGTGGTCACGTTTGTGCCTCAGATTCTGCCTGAGAATGCTCGAGAACCGTATTTTGAAGCGGTTGGTGTGGTCATCACGCTGATGCTGGTCGGGCAATTGCTTGAAGCGCGCGCTCGCGTCGGTACGGGAGAAGCCATGCGTGCATTGGCGAAACTGCAGCCGAAAACCGCTCGCGTGGTGCGTAATGAAATCGAAGAGGAAATTCCGGTCGATCAGGTGTTGGCCGGAGATATTATTGCGATTCGTCCAGGCGAACAACTTCCCGTTGACGGCACGGTTATTTCCGGTTCATCGTCTGTCGACGAATCCATGATCACCGGCGAATCCATGCCGGTGCTGAAGCAGGCTGGCAGCAGTGTGACCGGTGCCACGATCAACGGTACCGGATCGTTGCGGTATCGTGCCACAAAAGTCGGCAAAGATACGGTGCTCGCGCAGATCATTGGATTGGTGCAATCCGCGCAAAGTTCCAAAGCTCCGGTACAGCGCATGGCGGATAAGATTTCCGGTATTTTCGTGCCGATTGTGGTACTGATCGCCGTGTGGTCGTGCGCATTGTGGTTCGCGTTCGGGCCGGAACCGCGCGTGGTGCATGCGCTGGTGGCGGCGGTTTCGGTGCTTCTGATCGCATGCCCATGCGCATTGGGTCTTGCCACACCGCTTTCCGTAACGGTTTCGACCGGTCGCGCCGCGCAAATGGGCGTGCTGATTCGTTCCGCCGAAGCGCTGGAGACGTGTGGCAAAATCAATGCTGTCGTGCTTGACAAAACAGGTACGATCACCGCTGGCAAACCGTCGTTGACCGACGTGCTTCCGCTTGGAAAATGGCGTGAAATGACAGATGATTTGCTGGCGATCACAGCCAGTGCCGAACGGGATTCCGAACATCCTCTTGCCGCCGCGATCGTTGCAGGCGCGCAAGAGAAGCATCTTACGTTAGGCGAGGTAACGCAATTCCGCGCGATTTCCGGGCAGGGAGTCACTGCGCACGTCGCGTCACATAGTGTCGCTGTTGGCAATGCCGATCTGATCGACGATCTTGACGTGGCCATGCCGAGCGTCGGCAACGAGGATCTCGATGACATTATCGAGACTATGGAACGGCTGTCGGCGGAGGGGAAAACGCCGATGCTTGCAGCGATCGACGGCGAGCTTGCGGGAATCGTGGCCGTTGCGGATACGGTGAAAGCCGATTCGCAGCAGGCCATCGCAGCCTTGAAATCACATGGCGTCAACGTGGTGATGCTCACCGGAGACAACGAAACGACGGCACATGCCGTGGCAAATCAAGTTGGCGTCAGCAATGTGATCGCTGGAGTGCGACCGGAAAACAAGGCGGACGAAATCGCAAAACTGCAGGCGCAAGGCTATACGGTGGCGATGGTGGGCGACGGTATCAACGATGCTCCTGCGCTTGCCCGTGCGAATGTGGGATTCGCCATTGGAACGGGCACGGATGTGGCGATCCAGTCCGCGGACGTGACATTAATGAATGGCTCGCTGATGGGTTTGGTGCATGCGCTTGATTTGACCCATGCCACCATGCGCAATATCGCGCAAAATCTTGGATTCGCCCTTGGCTACAACAGCATTGGTATTTCCATTGCGGCGGGCGTGCTCTACCCGTTCACCGGCATGATGCTCAATCCGATGATTGCGGGCGCGGCCATGGCGTTCTCGTCGCTGTGCGTGGTGACGAATGCGAGTCGACTGCGCCTGTTCGATCCAGGCAAGGCGGTGCGTGCCGCAAATAAGACGTATCAGGTTCGCCAGCCGAACCCGAACGATAATAATCACAACAACCATAGCCAGAAAGGATTCATCATGGGACTGTTCAGTGATCACAAGGCCAAGAAGGAAGGTATGCACGAGGGCATGGAAGGCATGGGTGGAGCGCACTCCTGCTGTGGCGGCCACACCGCCGGTGTCGACCAGAGCGCGCTCGCCAAGGATCCGGTCTGCGGCATGAGCGTCGATCCGGCCACCGCTGCGGCCACCCGCGAATACAACGGCACCGACTACTACTTCTGCAATCCGGGCTGCGCTGCCAAGTTCGAGCAGAACCCCACCCAATACCTTGCCTGA
- the dapA gene encoding 4-hydroxy-tetrahydrodipicolinate synthase, with protein MTDGTMHLLDPAPFGRILPAMVTPMKADGSVDFEAAQKLAKQLVADGADGLVVNGTTGESPTTHMEEKVKLVQAVKDVVSVPVISGAGSNDTAHTVRMVEQTQEAGADAVLVVAPYYSRPSQEGVFRHYKAVNDSADKPIIVYDVPGRTGLHIQLETYRRLSELDHVKAVKDATGDIAGAVRKRMETGLTWYSGDDGLFLPFLSVGAVGIISVIAHAASGPMRDLAAAFDRGDIHEAQRIAVQLAPLVEAMNGSGFQAVMAKASLKVRGILDSTTMRLPNVGPGEAEIKRAEDGMRASGLL; from the coding sequence ATGACTGACGGTACTATGCATCTTCTTGATCCTGCTCCTTTCGGACGTATTCTTCCGGCCATGGTCACCCCTATGAAGGCCGACGGTTCCGTTGATTTCGAGGCTGCGCAGAAGCTTGCGAAGCAGCTTGTTGCCGATGGCGCCGATGGCCTTGTGGTCAATGGCACCACGGGCGAGTCTCCCACCACCCACATGGAGGAGAAGGTCAAGCTGGTTCAGGCCGTCAAAGATGTGGTGAGCGTTCCCGTTATTTCCGGCGCGGGTTCCAACGATACCGCCCACACCGTGCGCATGGTGGAGCAGACCCAGGAGGCGGGCGCCGATGCGGTGCTTGTGGTTGCTCCGTATTATTCGCGCCCGTCGCAGGAGGGCGTGTTCCGCCACTACAAGGCGGTCAATGATTCCGCCGACAAGCCGATTATCGTTTACGATGTGCCTGGCCGTACCGGTTTGCATATTCAGTTGGAAACATACCGTCGTTTGTCTGAACTTGATCATGTTAAGGCAGTCAAGGATGCCACCGGAGATATCGCAGGTGCCGTGCGTAAGCGTATGGAAACCGGTTTGACTTGGTATTCGGGCGATGACGGCCTGTTCCTGCCGTTCCTTTCGGTTGGTGCGGTCGGCATTATTTCCGTGATCGCGCATGCCGCATCCGGTCCGATGCGTGATTTGGCTGCTGCGTTCGATCGCGGCGACATTCATGAGGCGCAGCGCATTGCCGTGCAGCTTGCCCCGCTGGTCGAAGCGATGAATGGAAGCGGCTTCCAAGCTGTTATGGCGAAGGCGTCGCTGAAGGTGCGTGGCATTCTCGATTCCACGACGATGCGTTTGCCGAACGTCGGTCCGGGCGAAGCTGAGATTAAGCGCGCGGAGGATGGCATGCGCGCTTCCGGCTTGCTGTGA
- a CDS encoding MFS transporter, whose translation MAATSATETPKSPYSVLFSISGTKAFCASGALARLPMSMMGLGIILALNHLYDNWTIAGVMSAAYVLATAAVTPLYARLFDRFGQRKVGSMVLIVQIITMLGFAFSALVRVPIPLLFALAVVMGLTQFSFGALVRTRWAYVLDRTGNGELLNTAYALESAIDEIVFIFGPILAAFLAASVHPVSQLFVPTIACALGGTIFFTLKDTQPPVVHEVKVVSASSDDADVRLTIDGDASNIGDSGSAPRDRLTIAQLKTNDAAKKRSVFTYAGVIPLLLVFIIFNMSFTAFDTSMTAVMKSLHLDSVLGVQLAMLAVGSCMGALVFGTLELKGSRWRYMIMFLAMITVGFFVIHLCQGNLIVMGIMEIITGLAVSPVFASGNLVMKETVPEESLTEGLSWVSTAGTVGASFGSMITGIILDHATPDVSLMLPWIFVLASIPFALLGWVITRRSVSQHS comes from the coding sequence ATGGCTGCCACCAGCGCAACCGAAACCCCGAAGTCGCCATATTCCGTATTGTTCTCCATTTCGGGAACCAAAGCGTTCTGCGCTTCCGGAGCTTTGGCGCGACTGCCGATGTCGATGATGGGCCTCGGCATTATTCTCGCACTCAACCACCTGTACGACAATTGGACGATCGCGGGCGTGATGAGCGCGGCGTATGTGCTCGCCACCGCAGCGGTCACGCCACTGTACGCGCGACTGTTCGACCGATTCGGCCAGCGCAAGGTCGGTTCGATGGTGCTTATCGTGCAAATCATCACCATGCTTGGTTTCGCGTTCTCCGCATTGGTGCGCGTGCCGATCCCGCTGCTGTTTGCGCTGGCTGTGGTGATGGGGCTTACGCAGTTCTCGTTCGGCGCGCTCGTGCGTACGCGCTGGGCGTATGTGCTCGACCGCACCGGCAACGGCGAACTGCTGAACACCGCATACGCGCTGGAATCCGCCATCGATGAGATCGTATTCATTTTCGGACCGATTCTCGCAGCGTTCCTTGCGGCTTCCGTGCACCCTGTTTCGCAGTTGTTCGTGCCAACGATTGCCTGCGCCCTTGGCGGTACCATTTTCTTCACATTGAAGGATACGCAGCCGCCGGTCGTGCATGAAGTCAAGGTCGTTTCGGCCTCTTCCGACGATGCTGATGTGCGATTGACTATCGATGGCGATGCCAGCAATATTGGCGATTCGGGTTCCGCACCGCGCGACAGGCTGACCATCGCACAGCTGAAAACAAACGACGCAGCCAAGAAACGTAGCGTATTCACTTATGCTGGCGTGATTCCGTTGTTGCTGGTTTTCATCATATTCAATATGAGTTTCACCGCATTCGACACGTCCATGACGGCCGTCATGAAATCGTTGCATCTTGATTCCGTGCTCGGCGTGCAGCTGGCGATGCTAGCGGTCGGTTCATGCATGGGCGCGCTGGTTTTCGGAACGCTCGAGCTCAAAGGGTCCCGTTGGCGTTACATGATCATGTTCCTCGCGATGATCACCGTCGGCTTCTTTGTAATTCACCTGTGCCAAGGCAATCTGATCGTAATGGGCATTATGGAAATTATCACCGGTCTGGCTGTTTCGCCGGTGTTCGCATCGGGCAACCTTGTGATGAAGGAAACCGTTCCTGAAGAGTCGTTGACCGAAGGTCTTTCCTGGGTGAGCACTGCGGGAACCGTCGGCGCATCATTCGGTTCGATGATCACCGGTATCATATTGGATCACGCCACACCCGACGTGAGCCTGATGCTGCCATGGATTTTCGTGCTCGCCTCGATTCCGTTTGCCCTGCTCGGCTGGGTGATCACGCGTCGAAGTGTTTCGCAACATTCATAG
- a CDS encoding ATP-dependent DNA helicase, producing MSGTTKFTDSPEQAAVIQAPSYGDVVVVAGAGSGKTYTMTRRIITLIEQGVSPEKILGLTFTRKAASELLSRVSAAVSCNQRERGLKSANMAFLKPEVSTYDAFFQSIVRQYGLLVGFDQNTQPLSEAGAMQLIHTVLDKHMGDLMAFDGDLKSFNTIAGNVFALSNAISGAMIGGDCTSFDEAVQRVRDWDEAFIKQVDKALDGETVPTEQPKSKKPPKRLKKDSDADYEKKLEKYRELGHSMCVYNSAQLASVAKQRNLLLDLVLDYHAEKRACNMAEFSDFTIAAFQLVSRFPSIGATYRKRYSHVLLDEYQDTSTTQAALLSALFHVDDTHRSAVNAVGDPFQSIYAWRGASPGAFRMLQHDFGMDATSKPFALTVTRRNSRMVLEAANNLTKPLRLPARRLSSSLMREVDVPALSNIEEAPEGTVGVLGFATFGQEVDAVVRFAKHAIALHTPSARDLDHGAKDNRPHVAVLFRSKGTMPKYAEALEQAGLTTLVVGQAVLLERPEVQDVFALLHVVSDHTDSAALMRLLATPRFAVEADDLQALADTAERVNTVYRYRALVSAGIVPAHATKAGNSGDSINSGDSGTSGKTSDFGNGETISDSGLSNAEIRSTVREYRDQVPNAVFLVDLMLRDDLEQLIDGRLSRRGVQAVLRAADMLRQVQRVLGHPLPEVVREAITALNLDIDMLLARHMHADHAEATLDASHVALAKSPIDAVMKLVDTYMQEIASQGVPSLRAFISWVDSLRDASEENAVAPDVPVDVVLMTVHQSKGLEWDAVAVVGMTDGGFPSNKGDNLSVAVDETHLNGFRDGVWTPPEYHENAKTWLTNPAAVPVPVRVDADILPRFPHDALVGWNPLEALEALEDAEIIDDEVFGTLRTMNVDDMEGVDPDGLYLTQSEEYGRRLHADERRLAYVALTRARHEALLTYSETNVESRDPRAVGERRQVAKSSNFWQEVYDSMLNIVSKANEPSNLDDITEVEDATGVDFSGDDFSENGISSLHSIGAPLPDGYFVGEHACDFEDAVVGDAWNAPLEPLEGERFLPWPCDLTEATCEMLRSSADQVRDAMDTTAADLDAGVGADAVADDVALGSAGSLLHCAQLLVDDDNLMPDMLTDASQDAFDRSVRAQGEKILASGRQNVTSLQARAGMMNDRGARTYWRGLVRPIPNVASPAAQLGTQFHAWAERFIMADVDIDCIVDGTEGNGNMRVAESRSSMLAEIERNNRMQSQENNAAVENTVENAMENNALFDWQQRLATSAWAQRKPTWAERQIVVNVPQLGTIVNGKLDAVFFGGLNEKDQSKRYTIVDWKTGKKPRKKEEIQEKLVQLDMYRLLLSAMEGVPLDAIDACLYYLSEPVEGNRQLNAADKTEEEILAELSYGIPKQSDND from the coding sequence ATGAGCGGAACTACGAAATTCACCGACAGTCCGGAGCAGGCCGCCGTTATCCAAGCGCCCTCCTATGGGGATGTGGTGGTGGTCGCCGGTGCCGGATCGGGCAAAACCTACACAATGACAAGGCGAATCATCACACTGATCGAACAAGGTGTGAGCCCTGAAAAAATCCTCGGACTGACTTTCACGCGCAAAGCGGCTTCGGAACTGCTGTCACGCGTGTCCGCGGCCGTGAGCTGCAACCAGCGTGAACGTGGGCTGAAATCGGCGAATATGGCGTTCCTCAAACCGGAAGTCTCCACGTACGATGCTTTCTTCCAATCCATCGTGCGTCAATACGGACTGCTTGTCGGCTTCGACCAAAACACGCAGCCATTGAGCGAAGCCGGAGCCATGCAGCTCATCCACACCGTGCTCGACAAGCATATGGGCGATCTCATGGCGTTCGACGGCGATCTGAAATCGTTCAACACCATAGCGGGCAACGTATTCGCCCTGTCCAACGCCATTTCCGGAGCTATGATCGGCGGCGACTGCACCAGCTTCGACGAGGCGGTGCAACGCGTGCGCGACTGGGACGAAGCGTTCATCAAACAGGTCGACAAGGCGCTTGACGGTGAAACCGTGCCAACTGAGCAGCCAAAATCCAAAAAACCACCAAAACGGCTGAAAAAGGATTCCGACGCGGATTACGAAAAGAAACTGGAGAAATACCGCGAACTTGGGCACAGCATGTGCGTATACAACAGTGCGCAACTCGCATCCGTCGCCAAGCAGCGCAATCTGCTGCTCGACCTCGTGCTTGATTATCATGCCGAAAAACGCGCCTGCAATATGGCGGAATTCAGCGATTTCACCATCGCGGCATTCCAACTGGTCTCCCGATTCCCGTCCATCGGCGCAACGTACCGCAAACGCTACTCGCATGTGCTTCTTGACGAATACCAAGACACCTCCACCACGCAGGCCGCACTGCTGAGCGCGCTGTTCCACGTTGACGATACGCATCGCAGCGCGGTCAACGCGGTCGGCGACCCCTTCCAATCGATCTACGCATGGCGAGGCGCAAGTCCGGGCGCATTCCGTATGCTGCAACACGATTTCGGCATGGACGCCACCAGCAAACCGTTCGCATTGACGGTGACGCGGCGCAATTCGCGCATGGTGCTCGAAGCGGCGAACAATCTCACTAAACCGTTGCGTCTGCCAGCCAGACGCCTCAGCAGCTCGCTGATGCGCGAAGTCGACGTGCCTGCGCTCTCCAATATCGAAGAAGCACCCGAAGGCACGGTTGGCGTGCTCGGATTTGCCACATTCGGTCAGGAAGTCGATGCGGTCGTGCGTTTCGCCAAACATGCGATCGCCCTGCATACGCCCTCTGCGCGTGACCTCGACCATGGTGCGAAAGACAATCGCCCGCATGTGGCGGTGCTGTTCCGATCCAAAGGAACCATGCCGAAATACGCGGAAGCGCTAGAGCAGGCCGGACTGACCACGCTGGTCGTGGGGCAGGCGGTCCTGCTGGAACGTCCGGAAGTGCAGGATGTGTTCGCCCTGCTGCACGTAGTCAGCGACCATACCGACAGTGCGGCGCTTATGCGACTGCTGGCGACGCCACGATTCGCCGTTGAAGCCGACGATCTGCAGGCGCTTGCGGACACGGCGGAGCGAGTGAATACGGTGTACCGGTATCGTGCGCTCGTATCGGCGGGAATTGTTCCTGCGCATGCTACGAAAGCTGGGAATTCCGGTGATTCTATAAATTCCGGTGATTCCGGTACTTCCGGGAAAACCAGTGATTTCGGAAATGGCGAAACAATTTCCGACTCTGGTCTGTCGAATGCTGAAATCCGCTCCACTGTGCGCGAATACCGCGACCAAGTGCCAAATGCTGTTTTTCTGGTGGATCTCATGCTGCGCGACGATCTTGAACAACTCATCGATGGCAGGCTGAGCCGCAGGGGAGTGCAGGCGGTGCTGCGTGCCGCGGATATGCTCCGCCAAGTACAGCGTGTGCTCGGCCACCCGCTGCCGGAGGTGGTTCGCGAAGCTATTACGGCGTTGAATCTTGACATCGACATGCTACTGGCTCGGCATATGCATGCCGATCATGCCGAGGCCACGCTTGACGCCTCCCACGTGGCGCTCGCCAAGTCGCCGATAGACGCTGTGATGAAACTCGTCGACACGTATATGCAGGAGATCGCATCGCAAGGCGTGCCGAGTCTGCGCGCGTTCATCTCATGGGTGGATTCGCTGCGCGACGCTTCCGAAGAGAACGCGGTGGCCCCCGATGTGCCCGTCGACGTGGTGTTGATGACCGTGCACCAGTCGAAGGGGCTTGAATGGGATGCCGTGGCCGTGGTCGGCATGACTGATGGCGGATTTCCCAGTAACAAGGGCGACAATCTGAGCGTGGCCGTTGATGAAACGCATCTCAATGGTTTCCGGGATGGCGTATGGACGCCTCCCGAATACCATGAAAACGCCAAAACGTGGCTGACGAATCCCGCCGCGGTGCCTGTTCCTGTGCGCGTGGATGCGGATATTCTGCCGCGATTCCCCCATGACGCGCTCGTCGGCTGGAATCCGTTGGAGGCCTTGGAAGCCTTGGAAGATGCGGAAATCATCGACGATGAAGTGTTCGGCACCCTGCGCACCATGAATGTCGACGACATGGAAGGCGTCGATCCTGATGGACTGTATTTGACGCAGAGCGAGGAATATGGCCGCCGGTTGCATGCCGACGAGCGTCGTCTCGCATACGTGGCGTTGACCCGCGCCCGTCATGAGGCGTTGCTCACCTATAGCGAAACGAATGTGGAAAGCCGTGATCCGCGTGCCGTGGGTGAGCGCAGACAAGTGGCCAAATCGTCGAATTTCTGGCAGGAAGTGTATGACTCCATGCTCAATATCGTTTCCAAGGCGAATGAACCGAGCAATTTGGACGATATTACGGAAGTTGAGGACGCCACGGGGGTAGATTTTTCTGGAGATGATTTTTCCGAAAATGGCATTTCCAGCTTGCATTCGATTGGCGCGCCATTGCCAGACGGATATTTCGTGGGCGAGCATGCCTGCGATTTCGAGGATGCAGTGGTCGGCGATGCTTGGAACGCGCCGCTTGAGCCTCTGGAAGGCGAGCGATTCCTGCCATGGCCGTGCGATTTGACTGAAGCGACTTGCGAAATGTTGCGTTCGTCCGCCGATCAGGTGCGTGATGCGATGGACACCACCGCTGCGGACTTGGATGCCGGCGTGGGGGCGGATGCTGTTGCTGATGACGTTGCGCTCGGTTCGGCCGGTTCGCTGCTGCATTGCGCGCAGCTGCTGGTCGATGATGACAATCTCATGCCCGACATGCTGACCGACGCATCGCAGGACGCGTTCGACCGTTCGGTGCGTGCGCAAGGCGAGAAGATTCTTGCGTCCGGCCGTCAGAACGTCACTTCCCTGCAGGCGCGCGCGGGCATGATGAACGATCGTGGCGCCCGCACCTACTGGCGTGGGCTTGTGCGTCCGATTCCGAACGTTGCCTCGCCGGCCGCGCAGCTGGGCACGCAGTTCCATGCGTGGGCGGAACGGTTCATTATGGCCGACGTGGATATTGATTGCATCGTCGACGGTACCGAAGGCAACGGAAATATGCGCGTAGCTGAATCGAGATCGTCGATGCTTGCCGAAATCGAACGCAACAATAGGATGCAATCTCAAGAAAATAATGCGGCAGTCGAAAATACGGTCGAAAATGCGATGGAAAACAATGCATTGTTCGATTGGCAGCAGCGTCTTGCTACGTCGGCATGGGCGCAACGTAAGCCCACGTGGGCGGAGCGGCAGATTGTCGTCAATGTGCCGCAATTGGGCACCATCGTCAACGGCAAGCTTGACGCGGTGTTCTTCGGAGGTCTCAATGAAAAGGACCAATCGAAACGATATACGATAGTTGATTGGAAAACTGGAAAAAAACCTAGAAAAAAAGAAGAAATACAAGAAAAATTAGTGCAGTTGGATATGTATCGGCTGCTGCTGTCGGCAATGGAAGGCGTACCGCTTGATGCTATCGACGCCTGCCTCTACTATCTGAGTGAGCCCGTTGAGGGCAATCGGCAGCTGAACGCCGCCGACAAAACAGAAGAAGAGATCCTTGCCGAGTTGAGCTACGGAATTCCGAAACAATCCGACAACGACTAG